One Lagenorhynchus albirostris chromosome 8, mLagAlb1.1, whole genome shotgun sequence genomic region harbors:
- the EFCAB10 gene encoding EF-hand calcium-binding domain-containing protein 10 isoform X2, with protein MAVTLRGRLATSQFGAMEAKSSRELQARNYLEKHRIMELLTYLTSALLFSRPALKTLGLCTADEVLKDDGHGITCEKFMLEVNKKTQEIWSAF; from the exons ATGGCCGTGACGCTGCGTGGTCGCCTAGCAACGTCCCAATTCGGAGCGATGGAGGCCAAGAGCAGCAGGGAGCTCCAAGCCAGGAATTATTTGGAAAAACATCGGATTATGGAGTTGCTGACCTATCTCACCAGCGCCCTCCTCTTTTCCCGGCCGG CCCTAAAAACCCTGGGTCTGTGTACTGCAGATGAAGTTTTAAAAGATGATGGACATGGAATAACTTGTGAAAAATTCATGCTTGAAgt gaaCAAGAAGACTCAGGAAATATGGTCAGCATTTTAA
- the EFCAB10 gene encoding EF-hand calcium-binding domain-containing protein 10 isoform X1, giving the protein MAVTLRGRLATSQFGAMEAKSSRELQARNYLEKHRIMELLTYLTSALLFSRPEKPREYLISILEQLRTAKVSGAAFPFFMDNSNITAMFQMLDSSNKGSISFIQYKEALKTLGLCTADEVLKDDGHGITCEKFMLEVNKKTQEIWSAF; this is encoded by the exons ATGGCCGTGACGCTGCGTGGTCGCCTAGCAACGTCCCAATTCGGAGCGATGGAGGCCAAGAGCAGCAGGGAGCTCCAAGCCAGGAATTATTTGGAAAAACATCGGATTATGGAGTTGCTGACCTATCTCACCAGCGCCCTCCTCTTTTCCCGGCCGG AAAAACCAAGAGAGTATTTAATATCTATATTGGAACAGCTGAGAACTGCCAAAGTATCAGGCGCGGCTTTCCCTTTCTTTATGGATAACTCTAACATTACAGCCATGTTTCAGATGCTGGACTCCTCGAATAAAGGATCCATATCATTTATACAATATAAAGAAG CCCTAAAAACCCTGGGTCTGTGTACTGCAGATGAAGTTTTAAAAGATGATGGACATGGAATAACTTGTGAAAAATTCATGCTTGAAgt gaaCAAGAAGACTCAGGAAATATGGTCAGCATTTTAA
- the RINT1 gene encoding RAD50-interacting protein 1 isoform X2: MLTPLQKRFRYHFRGNRQTNVISKPEWYLAQVLMWIGNHTQFLDEKIQPILDKVGSSVNARLEFSRGLMMLVLEKLAADIPCLLYDDSLFCHLVDEVLLFERELHSVHGYPSTFANCMHILSEETCFQRWLTVERKFALQKMDSMLSSEAAWISQYKDITDVDEMKVPDCAETFMTLLLVITDRYKNLPTASRKLQFLELQKDLVDDFRIRLTQVMKEETRASLGFRYCAILNAVNYISTVLADWADNVFFLQLQQAALEVFAENNTLSKLQLGQLASMESSVFDDMINLLERLKHDMLTRQVDHVFREVKDAAKLYKKERWLSLPSQSEQAVMSLSSSACPLLLTLRDRLLQLEQQLCFSLFKIFWQMLVEKLDIYIYQEIILANHFNEGGAAQLHFDMTRNLFPLFSHYCKRPENYFKHVKEACIVLNLNTGCALLLRDVLQSTSGQPPATAALNEVGIYKLAQQDVEILLNLRTNWPNTGK; encoded by the exons ATGCTGACTCCCCTTCAAAAGAGGTTCAGGTATCACTTCAGAGGGAACCGACAAACTAATGTTATAAGCAAG CCCGAATGGTACTTGGCTCAGGTACTTATGTGGATTGGGAACCACACTCAGTTTCTGGATGAGAAGATTCAGCCAATATTAGACAAAGTAGGCTCTTCGGTGAATGCAAGG CTTGAATTTTCTCGGGGCCTTATGATGCTGGTTCTTGAAAAGTTAGCTGCTGATATTCCTTGTCTGCTCTATGATGACAGTCTCTTCTGTCATTTGGTGGATGAGGTGCTTTTGTTTGAAAGAGAACTACACAGCGTTCATGGCTATCCCAGCACTTTTGCTAATTGTATGCATATTCTGTCAGAAGAGACCTGTTTTCAGAGATGGTTGACTGTGGAGAGAAAAT TTGCTCTTCAAAAAATGGACTCAATGCTCTCGTCAGAAGCTGCCTGGATATCCCAATATAAGGATATCACTGATGTGGATGAGATGAAAGTTCCAGATTGTGCAGAGACGTTTATGACACTACTCTTGGTTATAACTG ACAGatataaaaatcttcccacagcTTCCAGAAAGCTGCAGTTCCTGGAGTTACAGAAGGACTTAGTAGATGATTTTAGGATACGATTAACTCAGGTGATGAAAGAAGAGACTAGAGCTTCCCTTGGCTTTCGATATTGTGCAATTCTTAATGCCGTGAACTATATCTCAACAGTACTAGCAGATTGGGCTGACAATGTT ttctttctaCAACTTCAACAGGCAGCATTGGAAGTCTTTGCAGAGAATAACACTCTCAGTAAATTGCAGCTGGGGCAACTGGCCTCTATGGAGAGCTCTGTCTTTGATGACATGATTAACCTGTTAGAGCGTTTAAAGCATGACATGCTGACCCGGCAAGTAGACCATGTTTTTAGAGAAGTTAAAGATGCTGCAAAACTGtataaaaaagaaag gTGGTTGTCCTTGCCATCGCAGTCAGAGCAGGCAGTGATGTCCCTGTCCAGTTCGGCTTGCCCCTTACTGCTTACTTTACGAGACCGTTTACTGCAATTGGAGCAGCAGCTCTGCTTCTCCTTATTTAAAATCTTCTGGCAAATGCTTGTAGAGAAGCTGGACATATACATCTACCAAGAA ataattctTGCCAATCACTTCAATGAAGGAGGAGCAGCTCAGCTGCACTTCGATATGACTCGGAatcttttccctttgttttcccaCTATTGCAAGAggccagaaaattattttaaaca tgtaaaaGAAGCCTGTATTGTTTTGAATTTGAACACTGGTTGTGCCCTACTTCTGAGAGATGTCCTGCAGTCAACTTCAGGGCAACCTCCTGCCACAGCGGCATTAAATGAAGTCGGAATTTATAAACTGGCTCAACAAGATGTTGAGATTCTACTTAATTTGAGGACAAACTGGCCTAACACTGGAAAATAa
- the RINT1 gene encoding RAD50-interacting protein 1 isoform X1: MLLAGDFGKAPATRCCSENGDQRKNIKEKSDINIAAVVGNQPVCESTDNGDLPSYVAVFIEKEVGNDLKSLKKLDKLIEQMTESKMQLEEQVLTVSSEIPKRIQSALKNAEESKQFLNHFLEQESHLFSSINSHLLTAQPWIEDLGAMINQIEEIERHLAYLKWISQIEELSDNIQQYLMTNNVPEAASTLVSMAELDIKLQESSCTHLLGFMRATVKFWHKILKDKLTSDFEEILAQLHWPFIAPPQSQTVGISRPASAPEIYSNLETLFSQLLKLQTSDELLTETKQLPEKYSLPASPAVILPIQIMLTPLQKRFRYHFRGNRQTNVISKPEWYLAQVLMWIGNHTQFLDEKIQPILDKVGSSVNARLEFSRGLMMLVLEKLAADIPCLLYDDSLFCHLVDEVLLFERELHSVHGYPSTFANCMHILSEETCFQRWLTVERKFALQKMDSMLSSEAAWISQYKDITDVDEMKVPDCAETFMTLLLVITDRYKNLPTASRKLQFLELQKDLVDDFRIRLTQVMKEETRASLGFRYCAILNAVNYISTVLADWADNVFFLQLQQAALEVFAENNTLSKLQLGQLASMESSVFDDMINLLERLKHDMLTRQVDHVFREVKDAAKLYKKERWLSLPSQSEQAVMSLSSSACPLLLTLRDRLLQLEQQLCFSLFKIFWQMLVEKLDIYIYQEIILANHFNEGGAAQLHFDMTRNLFPLFSHYCKRPENYFKHVKEACIVLNLNTGCALLLRDVLQSTSGQPPATAALNEVGIYKLAQQDVEILLNLRTNWPNTGK; the protein is encoded by the exons gtGACATAAATATTGCAGCTGTCGTTGGAAACCAACCAGTCTGTGAAAGTACAGATAACGGTGATCTCCCTTCCTATGTGGCGGTATTTATAGAAAAGGAAGTCGGAAATGACCTTAAATCTTTAAAGAAACTTGATAAACTCATAGAACAGatgacagaaagtaaaatgcagTTAGAAGAACAG GTACTTACAGTTTCATCAGAAATCcctaaaagaattcagagtgcCTTAAAAAATGCAGAAGAATCAAAGCAATTCCTTAATCACTTTCTGGAGCAAGAAAGCCATCTCTTCAGTTCCATTAACAGCCATCTGCTGACTGCACAGCCCTGGATAGAAGATCTCGGAGCCATGATTAACCAAATTGAAGAGATTGAACGGCATCTTGCTTATCTTAAATGGATTTCACAAATTGAAGAACTGAG TGATAACATTCAGCAGTATCTGATGACCAATAATGTCCCAGAGGCAGCTTCTACTCTGGTCTCTATGGCAGAACTTGACATCAAGCTTCAGGAATCATCCTGTACTCATCTTCTTGGTTTCATGAGAGCCACTGTTAAATTCTGGCATAAAATTCTCAAGGACAAGCTTACAAG TGACTTTGAGGAAATTTTAGCACAGCTTCATTGGCCATTCATCGCACCCCCTCAGTCTCAAACTGTTGGCATAAGTCGACCAGCCAGTGCCCCTGAGATATACAGTAACTTGGAGACACTATTTTCTCAGCTCCTGAAACTACAAACCTC AGATGAATTACTTACTGAGACAAAACAACTTCCAGAAAAATACTCTCTTCCTGCATCCCCTGCTGTCATCCTGCCCATCCAGATTATGCTGACTCCCCTTCAAAAGAGGTTCAGGTATCACTTCAGAGGGAACCGACAAACTAATGTTATAAGCAAG CCCGAATGGTACTTGGCTCAGGTACTTATGTGGATTGGGAACCACACTCAGTTTCTGGATGAGAAGATTCAGCCAATATTAGACAAAGTAGGCTCTTCGGTGAATGCAAGG CTTGAATTTTCTCGGGGCCTTATGATGCTGGTTCTTGAAAAGTTAGCTGCTGATATTCCTTGTCTGCTCTATGATGACAGTCTCTTCTGTCATTTGGTGGATGAGGTGCTTTTGTTTGAAAGAGAACTACACAGCGTTCATGGCTATCCCAGCACTTTTGCTAATTGTATGCATATTCTGTCAGAAGAGACCTGTTTTCAGAGATGGTTGACTGTGGAGAGAAAAT TTGCTCTTCAAAAAATGGACTCAATGCTCTCGTCAGAAGCTGCCTGGATATCCCAATATAAGGATATCACTGATGTGGATGAGATGAAAGTTCCAGATTGTGCAGAGACGTTTATGACACTACTCTTGGTTATAACTG ACAGatataaaaatcttcccacagcTTCCAGAAAGCTGCAGTTCCTGGAGTTACAGAAGGACTTAGTAGATGATTTTAGGATACGATTAACTCAGGTGATGAAAGAAGAGACTAGAGCTTCCCTTGGCTTTCGATATTGTGCAATTCTTAATGCCGTGAACTATATCTCAACAGTACTAGCAGATTGGGCTGACAATGTT ttctttctaCAACTTCAACAGGCAGCATTGGAAGTCTTTGCAGAGAATAACACTCTCAGTAAATTGCAGCTGGGGCAACTGGCCTCTATGGAGAGCTCTGTCTTTGATGACATGATTAACCTGTTAGAGCGTTTAAAGCATGACATGCTGACCCGGCAAGTAGACCATGTTTTTAGAGAAGTTAAAGATGCTGCAAAACTGtataaaaaagaaag gTGGTTGTCCTTGCCATCGCAGTCAGAGCAGGCAGTGATGTCCCTGTCCAGTTCGGCTTGCCCCTTACTGCTTACTTTACGAGACCGTTTACTGCAATTGGAGCAGCAGCTCTGCTTCTCCTTATTTAAAATCTTCTGGCAAATGCTTGTAGAGAAGCTGGACATATACATCTACCAAGAA ataattctTGCCAATCACTTCAATGAAGGAGGAGCAGCTCAGCTGCACTTCGATATGACTCGGAatcttttccctttgttttcccaCTATTGCAAGAggccagaaaattattttaaaca tgtaaaaGAAGCCTGTATTGTTTTGAATTTGAACACTGGTTGTGCCCTACTTCTGAGAGATGTCCTGCAGTCAACTTCAGGGCAACCTCCTGCCACAGCGGCATTAAATGAAGTCGGAATTTATAAACTGGCTCAACAAGATGTTGAGATTCTACTTAATTTGAGGACAAACTGGCCTAACACTGGAAAATAa